In the Ramlibacter tataouinensis TTB310 genome, one interval contains:
- a CDS encoding phospholipase A, translating into MPPKSNASPIARAVTTLSCAAGASLAGLAPAAAQTPAAQAAPTDSWQSCAATQEPAARLACFDTWALRQQATPAVVAAPGITPPPAPGAAAPAAAPIPPAEPAVVASAQAGCRDDRYSRLSRFWELERATDCGTFELRGYRPISASVVAADSVNRRPTSPAPGRSDDAEEPYRTAEARIQLSARVKIAANLLTARDPVRSDSLWVGFTQQSYWQFFTPELSRPFRTTDYEPEAVYVYPAALQLPLGWRFSHVGLGVSHQSNGRQLPQSRSWNRVYAMAGFELDNRFGLEARVWKRAFENGNDDNPDISNFMGRSELTGFWHMSPLDTVATTVRHNLRSSGKGSLRLEYFRALGKGGQGGPLGDLRFHAQYFSGYGDSMLDYNRKRNVLSLGVALVDW; encoded by the coding sequence ATGCCCCCCAAGTCGAACGCTTCCCCCATCGCCCGAGCCGTGACCACGCTGAGCTGCGCCGCCGGCGCATCGCTGGCCGGCCTGGCACCCGCGGCGGCGCAGACCCCAGCCGCGCAGGCCGCCCCCACCGACAGCTGGCAGTCCTGCGCCGCCACCCAGGAGCCGGCGGCGCGGCTGGCCTGCTTCGACACCTGGGCGCTGCGCCAGCAGGCGACTCCGGCGGTGGTGGCCGCGCCCGGCATCACGCCGCCGCCAGCGCCCGGGGCCGCCGCCCCGGCGGCGGCGCCCATCCCGCCGGCCGAACCGGCGGTCGTGGCCAGCGCCCAGGCCGGCTGCCGCGACGACCGCTACTCGCGCCTGTCGCGCTTCTGGGAGCTGGAACGCGCCACCGACTGCGGCACCTTCGAGCTGCGCGGCTACCGGCCGATCTCGGCGTCGGTGGTGGCGGCCGACAGCGTCAACCGCCGGCCGACCTCCCCGGCGCCCGGACGCAGCGACGACGCCGAGGAGCCCTACCGCACCGCGGAGGCGCGCATCCAGCTGTCGGCCCGCGTCAAGATCGCGGCCAACCTGCTCACCGCCCGCGACCCGGTGCGCAGCGACTCGCTGTGGGTGGGCTTCACCCAGCAGTCGTACTGGCAGTTCTTCACCCCGGAGCTGTCGCGGCCGTTCCGCACCACCGACTACGAGCCCGAGGCCGTGTACGTCTACCCGGCGGCGCTGCAGCTGCCCTTGGGCTGGCGGTTCAGCCACGTCGGCCTGGGGGTGTCGCACCAGTCCAATGGCCGCCAGCTGCCGCAGTCGCGCAGCTGGAACCGCGTCTATGCGATGGCCGGCTTCGAGCTGGACAACCGCTTCGGCCTCGAGGCGCGGGTGTGGAAGCGCGCGTTCGAGAACGGCAACGACGACAACCCGGACATCAGCAACTTCATGGGACGCAGCGAGCTGACCGGCTTCTGGCACATGTCGCCGCTGGACACGGTGGCCACCACGGTGCGGCACAACCTGCGCTCGTCGGGCAAGGGCTCGCTGCGGCTGGAGTACTTCCGCGCCCTGGGCAAGGGCGGCCAGGGCGGGCCGCTGGGCGACCTGCGCTTCCACGCGCAGTACTTCAGCGGCTATGGCGACAGCATGCTGGACTACAACCGCAAGCGCAACGTGCTCAGCCTGGGAGTGGCGCTGGTGGACTGGTGA
- a CDS encoding phosphate/phosphite/phosphonate ABC transporter substrate-binding protein, which produces MRSFIATLLFALAAGHAAAQAPAPLVFAVNEGATYRVNPGATAERFHDLAEDLSRLMKRKVRIQPVVDYKELVEGLNEQRYDLAYVHPAHHSIRAMSKGYRLVALTKGFTEYRASFLVPANSPLKTIAELKTAKVGAPDEDSITSVIMRATLREALGEVPTVSYVRMQDAVPFMVEHGLVASGVTASRTVVKDWQDKGGKVLFSSKPVPIKHMIASPRISDAQREQLTAYFVGLEQSAEGKKRLENLNVGGFVEFDQNSLTGIGKWLGV; this is translated from the coding sequence ATGCGTTCATTCATTGCCACCCTCCTGTTCGCCCTTGCCGCCGGCCACGCCGCCGCGCAGGCGCCCGCTCCGCTGGTCTTTGCCGTGAACGAGGGCGCGACCTACCGCGTCAATCCCGGCGCCACGGCCGAGCGCTTCCACGACCTGGCCGAAGACCTGTCCCGGCTGATGAAGCGCAAGGTCCGCATCCAGCCCGTCGTCGACTACAAGGAACTGGTCGAGGGCCTGAACGAGCAGCGCTACGACCTGGCCTACGTCCATCCGGCCCATCACTCGATCCGCGCCATGAGCAAGGGCTACCGGCTGGTGGCGCTGACCAAGGGCTTCACCGAGTACCGCGCCTCGTTCCTGGTGCCCGCGAACTCCCCGCTCAAGACCATCGCCGAGCTCAAGACCGCCAAGGTCGGCGCGCCCGACGAGGATTCGATCACCTCGGTCATCATGCGGGCCACGCTGCGCGAAGCCCTGGGCGAGGTGCCCACCGTCTCGTACGTGCGCATGCAGGACGCGGTGCCGTTCATGGTCGAGCATGGCCTGGTGGCCAGCGGCGTGACGGCCTCGCGTACCGTGGTGAAGGACTGGCAGGACAAGGGCGGCAAGGTCCTGTTCAGCAGCAAGCCCGTCCCGATCAAGCACATGATCGCCAGCCCCCGCATCAGCGACGCGCAGCGCGAGCAGCTCACCGCCTACTTCGTCGGCCTGGAGCAGAGCGCCGAAGGCAAGAAGCGCCTGGAAAACCTGAACGTCGGCGGCTTCGTGGAATTCGACCAGAACTCGCTCACCGGCATCGGCAAGTGGCTCGGCGTCTGA